From Oncorhynchus keta strain PuntledgeMale-10-30-2019 unplaced genomic scaffold, Oket_V2 Un_contig_1509_pilon_pilon, whole genome shotgun sequence, one genomic window encodes:
- the LOC118383549 gene encoding trichohyalin, which yields MAIYKDRSDVHAPWDPSDPGRAMVRGSLPLELREWQQQTGRSQGTLILGPDGEVIQMSPWDPNNMSATEDQPALTSALDQVTRDHALQVLTSEGELPWVLLMQTQSIATGEASNPEGPPANMEQCELVQTVGSDGQTALSGGQRHRQGPEPSRNRTTGKQLHPDTQRPGGSDKHMAAVSYNSRTVEIPRQEEGKEARREEAEEKSTTRKRSQDREKPGPQRSGVSSLPTTEEEETQNINPHKPSQPIPTGHSTEWAFSQNRSPKHSEGPLTPSGRRGGHSKKTNVTVDEQNPQQAEGQTQETGEQASREKDTLNKEKKRKVNEGQEQEVLSKEAGKVLRKKKKDRVKDQAEFIVGKPKGHVDVERTKKTKETKGHLDVERTKKTKETKGHVDVERTKKTKETKGHLDVERTKKTKETKGLSETSPSALSPDGDVKDTEDDSAALNAHEEEHSDLVQSPRSHHSSVNRSSSSNGQSGQSSHRSNSCEDEVLPCGQRRSSHEQLSPCSVVMTAETQPLNLVISDASISTDKNRGEAAAHMEQQKNVLAEKAERRRLEVERKRKEREEERRRQQEREEREECMRLELEEEQNQRAEELRLRRLAEEEERQRLEEKETERRRREQAEKEREWRKKEQKRRQLEMIQKIRQEEEERRAAELELQRLEEAMSKEEERRRLAAMEDHEKREYLQKQKEEEEERRKAVEERKSREEEAAQWAKEEARLQAELFARQRALLEQQLQFRRGLLTEAGALGQTQDISRAWVYSYFQLIQLLGLAEVPTAQEDSPKDMS from the exons ATGGCCATCTACAAAGACAGATCTGATGTCCATGCCCCCTGGGACCCCTCCGATCCTGGGAGGGCCATGGTCAGAGGCAGCCTACCCCTGGAGCTCAGAG AGTGGCAGCAGCAGACAGGCAGATCCCAGGGCACCTTGATCTTGGGTCCTGATGGTGAGGTCATACAGATGTCGCCGTGGGACCCTAATAATATGTCTGCCACTGAGGACCAGCCCGCCCTTACCTCTGCTCTGGACCAGGTCACACGAGACCATG CTCTTCAGGTCCTAACCTCAGAGGGGGAGCTACCCTGGGTCCTACTGATGCAGACACAGTCTATAGCCACAG GGGAAGCCAGTAATCCCGAAGGACCCCCAGCCAACATGGAACAATGTGAATTAGTCCAAACGGTAGGATCTGATGGACAAACTGCCCTGTCTGGTggccagagacacagacagggacctGAACCTTCCAGGAACAGAACTACAGGGAAACAG CTGCACCCAGACACTCAGAGACCTGGAGGAAGCGATAAACACATGGCTGCTGTCAGCTACAACAGCAGGACAG TGGAGATACCAAgacaggaggaagggaaggaggcgAGGAGGGAGGAAGCTGAGGAGAAGTCTACAACAAGGAAGAGGAGCCAGGATCGGGAAAAGCCAGGTCCACAGAGGAGTGGGGTATCCTCCTTACctaccacagaagaagaagagaccCAAAACATCAACCCCCACAAACCTTCACAGCCCATCCCCACAGGCCACTCCACAGAATGGGCCTTCTCTCAGAACAGAAGTCCCAAACACTCAGAGGGACCCCTTACACCCAGTGG CAGGAGAGGAGGCCATTCTAAGAAAACAAACGTGACAGTAGATGAGCAGAATCCACAGcaggcagagggacagacacaggaAACAGGGGAACAAGCCAGCAGAGAGAAGGACACATTGAATAAAGAG AAAAAGAGAAAAGTGAATGAAGGGCAGGAGCAGGAAGTCCTCTCCAAGGAGGCGGGGAAGGTCTTGAGGAAGAAGAAAAAGGACCGGGTCAAAGATCAAGCTGAGTTTATTGTCG GAAAACCTAAAGGCCACGTGGACGTGGAGAGGACGAAGAAGACCAAAGAGACTAAAGGCCACTTGGACGTGGAGAGGACGAAGAAGACCAAAGAGACTAAAGGCCACGTGGACGTGGAGAGGACGAAGAAGACCAAAGAGACTAAAGGCCACCTGGACGTGGAGAGGACGAAGAAGACCAAAGAGACTAAAGGCTTATCTGAGACGTCTCCATCTGCTCTGAGTCCTGATGGAGATGTGAAGGACACCGAAGACGATAGTGCTGCACTAAACGCACATGAAGAGGAACATAGTGACCTCGTCCAATCCCCGAGATCCCATCACAGCTCTGTAAACAG GAGCTCCTCATCCAATGGGCAGTCAGGTCAGAGTTCACACAGATCTAACTCCTGTGAGGACGAGGTTTTACCGTGCGGACAACGACGGTCCTCTCATGAGCAACTGTCACCCTGCTCGGTTGTCATGACAGCAGAAACACAACCTTTAAATCTGGTCATATCTGACGCCAGCATCAGTACT GACAAGAACAGAGGAGAGGCCGCAGCCCATATGGAGCAACAGAAGAATGTGTTGGCTGAGAAGGCAGAGCGTCGCCGActagaggtggagaggaagaggaaggagagagaggaggagaggaggaggcagcaggagcgggaggaaagagaggagtgcATGAGGCTGGAGCTGGAAGAGGAGCAGAATCAGAGAGCCGAGGAACTCAG GCTGAGGAGACTGgctgaggaggaagagagacaaaggttagaggagaaggagactgagaggagaagaagggagcaggcggagaaagagagggagtggaggaagaAGGAGCAGAAGAGACGACAGTTGGAGATGATTCAGAAgatcagacaggaggaggaggaacgcaGGGCAG CTGAGTTGGAGCTGCAGCGACTAGAGGAGGCGATGAGTAAGGAAGAGGAGAGGCGGAGGCTGGCAGCGATGGAGGACCATGAGAAGAGGGAGTACCTGCAGAaacagaaggaggaggaagaggagaggaggaaggcagtggaggagagaaaaagcagagaggaggaggcagcgcAGTGGGCAAAAGAAGAGGCACGACTACAAGCTGAACTGTTTGCCAg GCAGAGGGCTTTACTAGAGCAGCAGCTGCAGTTCAGGCGAGGCCTGCTGACGGAGGCCGGGGCTTTGGGACAGACTCAGGACATCTCTCGAGCCTGGGTCTACTCTTACTTCCAGCTCATACAACTACTGGGGCTGGCTGAGGTCCCCACAGCACAGGAAGACTCACCCAAAGACATGTCCTAG